The following proteins are co-located in the Heteronotia binoei isolate CCM8104 ecotype False Entrance Well chromosome 21, APGP_CSIRO_Hbin_v1, whole genome shotgun sequence genome:
- the BET1L gene encoding BET1-like protein: MADWGRGQNPSAVDEMIDMENKLMAENLATKVTRLKSLALDIDKDVEDQNHYVDGMDTDFMSVTGLLTGSVKRFSTMTRSGRDNRKLLCYVSAGLVVVFFILYYLVTRTRT; this comes from the exons ATGGCGGACTGGGGCCGAG GTCAGAACCCAAGTGCTGTGGATGAGATGATAGATATGGAAAACAAGCTAATGGCAGAAAACCTAGCCACTAAAGTCACTAGGCTAAAATCG CTTGCCCTGgacattgataaagatgttgaggATCAAAATCACTATGTGGATGGGATG GACACAGACTTCATGAGTGTAACAGGACTTCTGACAGGGAGCGTGAAACGGTTTTCCACCATGACTCGTTCAGGAAGGGACAATCGTAAACTCCTTTGTTATGTCTCTGCTGGACTGGTTGTTGTCTTCTTCATCCTTTATTATTTGGTGACAAGAACACGGACTTGA